The proteins below come from a single Mustela nigripes isolate SB6536 chromosome 14, MUSNIG.SB6536, whole genome shotgun sequence genomic window:
- the LOC132001258 gene encoding probable transmembrane reductase CYB561D1 isoform X3 produces the protein MQPLEAGLVPAPAREPRLTLWLRTGSGILAHLVALGFTIFLTVLSRPGTSLFSWHPVFMALAASTLGLRLTGPLLCSQFCLCMAEAILLFSPEHSLFFFCSRKARIRLHWAGQTLAILCAALGLGFIIFSRTRSELPHLVSWHSWVGALTLLATSGQALCGFCLLCPRAARVSRVARLKLYHLTCGLVVYLLATVTVLLGMYSVWFQAQIKGTAWYLCLALPLYPALVIMHQISSSYLPKKKMEM, from the exons ATGCAGCCCCTGGAGGCAGGTCTGGTTCCCGCTCCGGCGAGGGAGCCGAGACTGACCCTTTGGCTGCGGACAGGCAGTGGGATCTTGGCGCACCTGGTGGCTTTGGGTTTCACCATCTTCCTGACTGTGTTGTCCCGGCCGGGAACCA GTCTTTTCTCCTGGCACCCTGTATTCATGGCCTTGGCG GCCTCCACGCTGGGCCTGAGGCTCACTGGCCCTCTCCTGTGTTCACAGTTCTGCCTCTGCATGGCTGAGGCCATCCTACTCTTCTCGCCTGAACACTCCCTGTTCTTCTTCTGCTCCCGCAAGGCCCGGATCCGGCTCCACTGGGCAGGGCAGACCCTGGCCATCCTCTGTGCAGCCCTGGGCCTGGGCTTCATCATCTTCAGCAGGACCCGCAGTGAGCTGCCCCACCTGGTGTCCTGGCACAGCTGGGTAGGGGCTCTGACACTGCTGGCCACTAGTGGTCAGGCACTGTGTGGGTTCTGCCTCCTCTGTCCTCGAGCAGCCAGGGTCTCAAGAGTGGCTCGCCTCAAGCTCTACCATCTGACATGTGGACTAGTAGTCTATCTGCTGGCTACAGTAACGGTGCTCCTGGGCATGTACTCAGTGTGGTTCCAGGCCCAGATCAAAGGCACAGCCTGGTACCtgtgcctggccctgcccctctaTCCGGCCCTGGTGATCATGCACCAGATCTCCAGCTCCTACTTgccaaagaagaaaatggaaatgtga
- the LOC132001258 gene encoding probable transmembrane reductase CYB561D1 isoform X4 has product MQPLEAGLVPAPAREPRLTLWLRTGSGILAHLVALGFTIFLTVLSRPGTSLFSWHPVFMALAFCLCMAEAILLFSPEHSLFFFCSRKARIRLHWAGQTLAILCAALGLGFIIFSRTRSELPHLVSWHSWVGALTLLATSGQALCGFCLLCPRAARVSRVARLKLYHLTCGLVVYLLATVTVLLGMYSVWFQAQIKGTAWYLCLALPLYPALVIMHQISSSYLPKKKMEM; this is encoded by the exons ATGCAGCCCCTGGAGGCAGGTCTGGTTCCCGCTCCGGCGAGGGAGCCGAGACTGACCCTTTGGCTGCGGACAGGCAGTGGGATCTTGGCGCACCTGGTGGCTTTGGGTTTCACCATCTTCCTGACTGTGTTGTCCCGGCCGGGAACCA GTCTTTTCTCCTGGCACCCTGTATTCATGGCCTTGGCG TTCTGCCTCTGCATGGCTGAGGCCATCCTACTCTTCTCGCCTGAACACTCCCTGTTCTTCTTCTGCTCCCGCAAGGCCCGGATCCGGCTCCACTGGGCAGGGCAGACCCTGGCCATCCTCTGTGCAGCCCTGGGCCTGGGCTTCATCATCTTCAGCAGGACCCGCAGTGAGCTGCCCCACCTGGTGTCCTGGCACAGCTGGGTAGGGGCTCTGACACTGCTGGCCACTAGTGGTCAGGCACTGTGTGGGTTCTGCCTCCTCTGTCCTCGAGCAGCCAGGGTCTCAAGAGTGGCTCGCCTCAAGCTCTACCATCTGACATGTGGACTAGTAGTCTATCTGCTGGCTACAGTAACGGTGCTCCTGGGCATGTACTCAGTGTGGTTCCAGGCCCAGATCAAAGGCACAGCCTGGTACCtgtgcctggccctgcccctctaTCCGGCCCTGGTGATCATGCACCAGATCTCCAGCTCCTACTTgccaaagaagaaaatggaaatgtga
- the LOC132001258 gene encoding probable transmembrane reductase CYB561D1 isoform X2, with translation MLRERSWECSETRSEDPRSGGASCGGVVRAWWGRPREVGPGRVGLWARGSEGRHTQLNSPVQQKRSPSWRMQVKEAKVHPRTGLTAASCRAAELPDGESRPDWCLFSWHPVFMALAFCLCMAEAILLFSPEHSLFFFCSRKARIRLHWAGQTLAILCAALGLGFIIFSRTRSELPHLVSWHSWVGALTLLATSGQALCGFCLLCPRAARVSRVARLKLYHLTCGLVVYLLATVTVLLGMYSVWFQAQIKGTAWYLCLALPLYPALVIMHQISSSYLPKKKMEM, from the exons ATGCTAAGGGAGCGTAGCTGGGAGTGCTCCGAGACCCGGAGTGAGGACCCCCGCAGTGGAGGGGCGAGCTGTGGAGGGGTAGTAAGGGCGTGGTGGGGCCGGCCCCGGGAGGTGGGTCCTGGAAGGGTGGGGCTTTGGGCGCGGGGGTCGGAAGGTCGACACACTCAGTTGAACTCACCAGTACAACAGAAGCGGAGCCCCTCGTGGAGGATGCAAGTAAAGGAGGCCAAGGTCCACCCTAGGACTGGGCTGACAGCTGCGAGCTGCCGAGCTGCCGAACTGCCGGATGGGGAATCCAGGCCAGACTGGT GTCTTTTCTCCTGGCACCCTGTATTCATGGCCTTGGCG TTCTGCCTCTGCATGGCTGAGGCCATCCTACTCTTCTCGCCTGAACACTCCCTGTTCTTCTTCTGCTCCCGCAAGGCCCGGATCCGGCTCCACTGGGCAGGGCAGACCCTGGCCATCCTCTGTGCAGCCCTGGGCCTGGGCTTCATCATCTTCAGCAGGACCCGCAGTGAGCTGCCCCACCTGGTGTCCTGGCACAGCTGGGTAGGGGCTCTGACACTGCTGGCCACTAGTGGTCAGGCACTGTGTGGGTTCTGCCTCCTCTGTCCTCGAGCAGCCAGGGTCTCAAGAGTGGCTCGCCTCAAGCTCTACCATCTGACATGTGGACTAGTAGTCTATCTGCTGGCTACAGTAACGGTGCTCCTGGGCATGTACTCAGTGTGGTTCCAGGCCCAGATCAAAGGCACAGCCTGGTACCtgtgcctggccctgcccctctaTCCGGCCCTGGTGATCATGCACCAGATCTCCAGCTCCTACTTgccaaagaagaaaatggaaatgtga
- the ATXN7L2 gene encoding ataxin-7-like protein 2 isoform X1, with amino-acid sequence MAVRERAAAAMAALERRVPSLDDFAGQSWSSWVERADLPAADGAELEESNKNMKKLDAMTLIKEDMSIFGHCPAHDDFYLVVCNHCSQVVKPQAFQKHCERRHGPLSKLYARAPPPPPAPASSQKCHVVNGQGPACRAPGSTKTSSREKGQGSRSRGHPPPEKTQKDNLCLFVPVVNLEKMSSLPKPDGHGIRVAPPSAFLSQPGGLTKDSPGKNPMAPPSKEPPGRESIEMTPSEGPSHRAEGSPPEKEPGGARLPPKTHRKMARKECDLNRQCGVINPETKKICTRLLTCKIHSVHQRREVQGRAKDFDVLVAELKANSRKGESPKEKSPGRKEPTLERPSQEPPSSVQVVAAAAPSSTFSARAKQTYPFCALPRSRASSESELDDEGPCGGDGDPGLFPFPLPRGGAQASSEESEEEGTSDDLHLPPDCHYATRPPRPQAFCTFGSRLVSPGCYVFSRRLDRFCSALSSMLERHLSSHMWKKIPPAAEPPSHLVSSPLSAPLSPSSTGSCPRLPGLPPRPACPASTPPAKDSLVPSYPAGSPSVAAACSQAECMGGAQAITSPLPANTPSPSFSKLPPSKASKSSKGKDGVEVEAPSRKRKLSPGPTTFKRTCILEPSGKGKPSGCRGLSAKTKTALGMGLNGTVGPRVKRAGPLDCRGSLHQPPTPIKASQLDSRGAAGHPAKALPTNCLSEEEVAKKRKNLATYCRPVKAKHCQAGARADAACSVRRKKPGPAMAFEEKCSTLKSKAH; translated from the exons GGGCTGAGCTGGAAGAGAGTAACAAAAACATGAAGAAGTTGGATGCCATGACCCTCATTAAAGAAG ACATGTCCATCTTCGGGCACTGCCCTGCCCATGACGACTTCTATTTGGTTGTGTGTAACCACTGCAGCCAAGTGGTGAAGCCTCAAGCTTTCCAGAAGCACTGCG AAAGAAGACATGGGCCCCTCAGCAAGCTTTACGCccgggccccacccccacctccagcccctgccaGCTCTCAGAAATGCCATGTAGTGAATGGGCAGGGCCCAGCTTGTAGGGCCCCGGGTTCCACCAAAACCTCCTCCAGGGAGAAGGGCCAGGGGTCCCGGAGCCGTGGCCACCCGCCTCCTGagaagacacagaaggacaaCCTCTG CCTTTTCGTGCCTGTGGTGAATCTGGAGAAGATGTCCAGTCTCCCGAAGCCCGATGGACATGGAATCAGGGTGGCCCCGCCCTCTGCTTTCCTCAGCCAGCCTGGTGGCCTCACCAAGGACTCCcctgggaaaaaccccatggcacCCCCTTCTAAAGAACCTCCGGGGAGAGAGAGCATCGAGATGACCCCCAGCGAGGGCCCCAGTCAccgggctgaaggcagccccCCTGAAAAGGAGCCTGGTGGGGCCAGGCTGCCCCCCAAAACCCATCGGAAGATGGCCC GGAAGGAGTGCGACCTCAACAGGCAGTGTGGGGTAATAAACCCAGAGACCAAAAAGATCTGTACACGCCTGCTGACCTGCAAG ATCCACTCGGTGCACCAGCGCCGGGAGGTCCAGGGCCGAGCCAAGGACTTTGACGTGCTAGTGGCAGAGCTGAAGGCCAATTCCCGCAAAGGGGAATCTCCCAAAGAGAAGAGCCCAGGGCGCAAGGAGCCCACTCTTGAGCgcccctcccaggagcccccctcCTCAGTCCAGGTTGTGGCAGCGGCCGCCCCCAGCAGCACCTTCTCTGCTCGCGCCAAGCAGACCTACCCATTCTGTGCACTGCCCAG GTCCCGGGCCTCCTCTGAGAGTGAGTTGGATGATGAAGGCCCCTGTGGTGGTGATGGGGACCCAGGCCTGttcccctttcccctgccccgGGGTGGGGCCCAGGCCTCCAGCgaggagagtgaggaggaggggaCATCTGACGACCTCCACCTCCCCCCTGACTGCCATTATGCAACCCGGCCCCCGCGGCCACAGGCG tTCTGCACCTTTGGGAGCCGGCTGGTGAGTCCAGGATGCTACGTGTTTAGCCGCCGGCTGGACCGGTTCTGCTCAgcactgagctccatgctggaACGGCACCTTAGCTCACACATGTGGAA GAAGATCCCACCCGCGGCTGAGCCTCCGTCCCACCTTGTCAGCTCCCCACTGTCTGCTCCCCTGAGCCCGTCCTCTACAGGCAGCTGCCCCCGCCTTCCAGGCCTGCCCCCCAGACCTGCCTGCCCAGCCTCCACACCCCCTGCCAAGGACAGCCTGGTCCCCAGCTACCCTGCAGGCTCCCCCAGTGTGGCCGCGGCCTGCAGCCAGGCAGAATGCATGGGGGGGGCCCAGGCCATCACCTCACCACTGCCTGCCAACACGCCATCCCCATCCTTCAGCAAACTCCCGCCTTCGAAGGCCAGCAAGTCGTCCAAAGGCAAGGACGGGGTCGAGGTGGAGGCCCCTTCTCGAAAGCGAAAGTTATCCCCCGGCCCCACCACCTTCAAACGGACCTGCATCCTGGAGCcctctggaaaaggcaaacccTCTGGCTGCCGGGGCCTCTCGGCCAAGACTAAAACAGCCCTGGGCATGGGACTCAATGGGACGGTGGGGCCAAGAGTGAAGCGGGCAGGGCCTCTGGACTGTCGGGGCTCCCTTCATCAACCCCCGACACCCATCAAGGCTTCTCAGCTGGACAGCCGGGGAGCAGCCGGACACCCAGCCAAGGCCCTGCCCACCAACTGCCTCTCTGAGGAGGAGGTAGCCAAGAAGCGGAAAAACCTGGCCACTTACTGCCGGCCGGTGAAGGCCAAGCACTGCCAGGCCGGCGCCCGTGCCGATGCGGCCTGCTCCGTGCGCCGCAAGAAGCCGGGTCCTGCCATGGCCTTTGAGGAGAAGTGTTCTACACTGAAG TCGAAAGCCCATTAA
- the ATXN7L2 gene encoding ataxin-7-like protein 2 isoform X3 produces MAVRERAAAAMAALERRVPSLDDFAGQSWSSWVERADLPAADGAELEESNKNMKKLDAMTLIKEERRHGPLSKLYARAPPPPPAPASSQKCHVVNGQGPACRAPGSTKTSSREKGQGSRSRGHPPPEKTQKDNLCLFVPVVNLEKMSSLPKPDGHGIRVAPPSAFLSQPGGLTKDSPGKNPMAPPSKEPPGRESIEMTPSEGPSHRAEGSPPEKEPGGARLPPKTHRKMARKECDLNRQCGVINPETKKICTRLLTCKIHSVHQRREVQGRAKDFDVLVAELKANSRKGESPKEKSPGRKEPTLERPSQEPPSSVQVVAAAAPSSTFSARAKQTYPFCALPRSRASSESELDDEGPCGGDGDPGLFPFPLPRGGAQASSEESEEEGTSDDLHLPPDCHYATRPPRPQAFCTFGSRLVSPGCYVFSRRLDRFCSALSSMLERHLSSHMWKKIPPAAEPPSHLVSSPLSAPLSPSSTGSCPRLPGLPPRPACPASTPPAKDSLVPSYPAGSPSVAAACSQAECMGGAQAITSPLPANTPSPSFSKLPPSKASKSSKGKDGVEVEAPSRKRKLSPGPTTFKRTCILEPSGKGKPSGCRGLSAKTKTALGMGLNGTVGPRVKRAGPLDCRGSLHQPPTPIKASQLDSRGAAGHPAKALPTNCLSEEEVAKKRKNLATYCRPVKAKHCQAGARADAACSVRRKKPGPAMAFEEKCSTLKSKAH; encoded by the exons GGGCTGAGCTGGAAGAGAGTAACAAAAACATGAAGAAGTTGGATGCCATGACCCTCATTAAAGAAG AAAGAAGACATGGGCCCCTCAGCAAGCTTTACGCccgggccccacccccacctccagcccctgccaGCTCTCAGAAATGCCATGTAGTGAATGGGCAGGGCCCAGCTTGTAGGGCCCCGGGTTCCACCAAAACCTCCTCCAGGGAGAAGGGCCAGGGGTCCCGGAGCCGTGGCCACCCGCCTCCTGagaagacacagaaggacaaCCTCTG CCTTTTCGTGCCTGTGGTGAATCTGGAGAAGATGTCCAGTCTCCCGAAGCCCGATGGACATGGAATCAGGGTGGCCCCGCCCTCTGCTTTCCTCAGCCAGCCTGGTGGCCTCACCAAGGACTCCcctgggaaaaaccccatggcacCCCCTTCTAAAGAACCTCCGGGGAGAGAGAGCATCGAGATGACCCCCAGCGAGGGCCCCAGTCAccgggctgaaggcagccccCCTGAAAAGGAGCCTGGTGGGGCCAGGCTGCCCCCCAAAACCCATCGGAAGATGGCCC GGAAGGAGTGCGACCTCAACAGGCAGTGTGGGGTAATAAACCCAGAGACCAAAAAGATCTGTACACGCCTGCTGACCTGCAAG ATCCACTCGGTGCACCAGCGCCGGGAGGTCCAGGGCCGAGCCAAGGACTTTGACGTGCTAGTGGCAGAGCTGAAGGCCAATTCCCGCAAAGGGGAATCTCCCAAAGAGAAGAGCCCAGGGCGCAAGGAGCCCACTCTTGAGCgcccctcccaggagcccccctcCTCAGTCCAGGTTGTGGCAGCGGCCGCCCCCAGCAGCACCTTCTCTGCTCGCGCCAAGCAGACCTACCCATTCTGTGCACTGCCCAG GTCCCGGGCCTCCTCTGAGAGTGAGTTGGATGATGAAGGCCCCTGTGGTGGTGATGGGGACCCAGGCCTGttcccctttcccctgccccgGGGTGGGGCCCAGGCCTCCAGCgaggagagtgaggaggaggggaCATCTGACGACCTCCACCTCCCCCCTGACTGCCATTATGCAACCCGGCCCCCGCGGCCACAGGCG tTCTGCACCTTTGGGAGCCGGCTGGTGAGTCCAGGATGCTACGTGTTTAGCCGCCGGCTGGACCGGTTCTGCTCAgcactgagctccatgctggaACGGCACCTTAGCTCACACATGTGGAA GAAGATCCCACCCGCGGCTGAGCCTCCGTCCCACCTTGTCAGCTCCCCACTGTCTGCTCCCCTGAGCCCGTCCTCTACAGGCAGCTGCCCCCGCCTTCCAGGCCTGCCCCCCAGACCTGCCTGCCCAGCCTCCACACCCCCTGCCAAGGACAGCCTGGTCCCCAGCTACCCTGCAGGCTCCCCCAGTGTGGCCGCGGCCTGCAGCCAGGCAGAATGCATGGGGGGGGCCCAGGCCATCACCTCACCACTGCCTGCCAACACGCCATCCCCATCCTTCAGCAAACTCCCGCCTTCGAAGGCCAGCAAGTCGTCCAAAGGCAAGGACGGGGTCGAGGTGGAGGCCCCTTCTCGAAAGCGAAAGTTATCCCCCGGCCCCACCACCTTCAAACGGACCTGCATCCTGGAGCcctctggaaaaggcaaacccTCTGGCTGCCGGGGCCTCTCGGCCAAGACTAAAACAGCCCTGGGCATGGGACTCAATGGGACGGTGGGGCCAAGAGTGAAGCGGGCAGGGCCTCTGGACTGTCGGGGCTCCCTTCATCAACCCCCGACACCCATCAAGGCTTCTCAGCTGGACAGCCGGGGAGCAGCCGGACACCCAGCCAAGGCCCTGCCCACCAACTGCCTCTCTGAGGAGGAGGTAGCCAAGAAGCGGAAAAACCTGGCCACTTACTGCCGGCCGGTGAAGGCCAAGCACTGCCAGGCCGGCGCCCGTGCCGATGCGGCCTGCTCCGTGCGCCGCAAGAAGCCGGGTCCTGCCATGGCCTTTGAGGAGAAGTGTTCTACACTGAAG TCGAAAGCCCATTAA
- the LOC132001258 gene encoding probable transmembrane reductase CYB561D1 isoform X1, with product MLRERSWECSETRSEDPRSGGASCGGVVRAWWGRPREVGPGRVGLWARGSEGRHTQLNSPVQQKRSPSWRMQVKEAKVHPRTGLTAASCRAAELPDGESRPDWCLFSWHPVFMALAASTLGLRLTGPLLCSQFCLCMAEAILLFSPEHSLFFFCSRKARIRLHWAGQTLAILCAALGLGFIIFSRTRSELPHLVSWHSWVGALTLLATSGQALCGFCLLCPRAARVSRVARLKLYHLTCGLVVYLLATVTVLLGMYSVWFQAQIKGTAWYLCLALPLYPALVIMHQISSSYLPKKKMEM from the exons ATGCTAAGGGAGCGTAGCTGGGAGTGCTCCGAGACCCGGAGTGAGGACCCCCGCAGTGGAGGGGCGAGCTGTGGAGGGGTAGTAAGGGCGTGGTGGGGCCGGCCCCGGGAGGTGGGTCCTGGAAGGGTGGGGCTTTGGGCGCGGGGGTCGGAAGGTCGACACACTCAGTTGAACTCACCAGTACAACAGAAGCGGAGCCCCTCGTGGAGGATGCAAGTAAAGGAGGCCAAGGTCCACCCTAGGACTGGGCTGACAGCTGCGAGCTGCCGAGCTGCCGAACTGCCGGATGGGGAATCCAGGCCAGACTGGT GTCTTTTCTCCTGGCACCCTGTATTCATGGCCTTGGCG GCCTCCACGCTGGGCCTGAGGCTCACTGGCCCTCTCCTGTGTTCACAGTTCTGCCTCTGCATGGCTGAGGCCATCCTACTCTTCTCGCCTGAACACTCCCTGTTCTTCTTCTGCTCCCGCAAGGCCCGGATCCGGCTCCACTGGGCAGGGCAGACCCTGGCCATCCTCTGTGCAGCCCTGGGCCTGGGCTTCATCATCTTCAGCAGGACCCGCAGTGAGCTGCCCCACCTGGTGTCCTGGCACAGCTGGGTAGGGGCTCTGACACTGCTGGCCACTAGTGGTCAGGCACTGTGTGGGTTCTGCCTCCTCTGTCCTCGAGCAGCCAGGGTCTCAAGAGTGGCTCGCCTCAAGCTCTACCATCTGACATGTGGACTAGTAGTCTATCTGCTGGCTACAGTAACGGTGCTCCTGGGCATGTACTCAGTGTGGTTCCAGGCCCAGATCAAAGGCACAGCCTGGTACCtgtgcctggccctgcccctctaTCCGGCCCTGGTGATCATGCACCAGATCTCCAGCTCCTACTTgccaaagaagaaaatggaaatgtga
- the ATXN7L2 gene encoding ataxin-7-like protein 2 isoform X2, whose protein sequence is MAVRERAAAAMAALERRVPSLDDFAGQSWSSWVERADLPAADGAELEESNKNMKKLDAMTLIKEDMSIFGHCPAHDDFYLVVCNHCSQVVKPQAFQKHCERRHGPLSKLYARAPPPPPAPASSQKCHVVNGQGPACRAPGSTKTSSREKGQGSRSRGHPPPEKTQKDNLCQPGGLTKDSPGKNPMAPPSKEPPGRESIEMTPSEGPSHRAEGSPPEKEPGGARLPPKTHRKMARKECDLNRQCGVINPETKKICTRLLTCKIHSVHQRREVQGRAKDFDVLVAELKANSRKGESPKEKSPGRKEPTLERPSQEPPSSVQVVAAAAPSSTFSARAKQTYPFCALPRSRASSESELDDEGPCGGDGDPGLFPFPLPRGGAQASSEESEEEGTSDDLHLPPDCHYATRPPRPQAFCTFGSRLVSPGCYVFSRRLDRFCSALSSMLERHLSSHMWKKIPPAAEPPSHLVSSPLSAPLSPSSTGSCPRLPGLPPRPACPASTPPAKDSLVPSYPAGSPSVAAACSQAECMGGAQAITSPLPANTPSPSFSKLPPSKASKSSKGKDGVEVEAPSRKRKLSPGPTTFKRTCILEPSGKGKPSGCRGLSAKTKTALGMGLNGTVGPRVKRAGPLDCRGSLHQPPTPIKASQLDSRGAAGHPAKALPTNCLSEEEVAKKRKNLATYCRPVKAKHCQAGARADAACSVRRKKPGPAMAFEEKCSTLKSKAH, encoded by the exons GGGCTGAGCTGGAAGAGAGTAACAAAAACATGAAGAAGTTGGATGCCATGACCCTCATTAAAGAAG ACATGTCCATCTTCGGGCACTGCCCTGCCCATGACGACTTCTATTTGGTTGTGTGTAACCACTGCAGCCAAGTGGTGAAGCCTCAAGCTTTCCAGAAGCACTGCG AAAGAAGACATGGGCCCCTCAGCAAGCTTTACGCccgggccccacccccacctccagcccctgccaGCTCTCAGAAATGCCATGTAGTGAATGGGCAGGGCCCAGCTTGTAGGGCCCCGGGTTCCACCAAAACCTCCTCCAGGGAGAAGGGCCAGGGGTCCCGGAGCCGTGGCCACCCGCCTCCTGagaagacacagaaggacaaCCTCTG CCAGCCTGGTGGCCTCACCAAGGACTCCcctgggaaaaaccccatggcacCCCCTTCTAAAGAACCTCCGGGGAGAGAGAGCATCGAGATGACCCCCAGCGAGGGCCCCAGTCAccgggctgaaggcagccccCCTGAAAAGGAGCCTGGTGGGGCCAGGCTGCCCCCCAAAACCCATCGGAAGATGGCCC GGAAGGAGTGCGACCTCAACAGGCAGTGTGGGGTAATAAACCCAGAGACCAAAAAGATCTGTACACGCCTGCTGACCTGCAAG ATCCACTCGGTGCACCAGCGCCGGGAGGTCCAGGGCCGAGCCAAGGACTTTGACGTGCTAGTGGCAGAGCTGAAGGCCAATTCCCGCAAAGGGGAATCTCCCAAAGAGAAGAGCCCAGGGCGCAAGGAGCCCACTCTTGAGCgcccctcccaggagcccccctcCTCAGTCCAGGTTGTGGCAGCGGCCGCCCCCAGCAGCACCTTCTCTGCTCGCGCCAAGCAGACCTACCCATTCTGTGCACTGCCCAG GTCCCGGGCCTCCTCTGAGAGTGAGTTGGATGATGAAGGCCCCTGTGGTGGTGATGGGGACCCAGGCCTGttcccctttcccctgccccgGGGTGGGGCCCAGGCCTCCAGCgaggagagtgaggaggaggggaCATCTGACGACCTCCACCTCCCCCCTGACTGCCATTATGCAACCCGGCCCCCGCGGCCACAGGCG tTCTGCACCTTTGGGAGCCGGCTGGTGAGTCCAGGATGCTACGTGTTTAGCCGCCGGCTGGACCGGTTCTGCTCAgcactgagctccatgctggaACGGCACCTTAGCTCACACATGTGGAA GAAGATCCCACCCGCGGCTGAGCCTCCGTCCCACCTTGTCAGCTCCCCACTGTCTGCTCCCCTGAGCCCGTCCTCTACAGGCAGCTGCCCCCGCCTTCCAGGCCTGCCCCCCAGACCTGCCTGCCCAGCCTCCACACCCCCTGCCAAGGACAGCCTGGTCCCCAGCTACCCTGCAGGCTCCCCCAGTGTGGCCGCGGCCTGCAGCCAGGCAGAATGCATGGGGGGGGCCCAGGCCATCACCTCACCACTGCCTGCCAACACGCCATCCCCATCCTTCAGCAAACTCCCGCCTTCGAAGGCCAGCAAGTCGTCCAAAGGCAAGGACGGGGTCGAGGTGGAGGCCCCTTCTCGAAAGCGAAAGTTATCCCCCGGCCCCACCACCTTCAAACGGACCTGCATCCTGGAGCcctctggaaaaggcaaacccTCTGGCTGCCGGGGCCTCTCGGCCAAGACTAAAACAGCCCTGGGCATGGGACTCAATGGGACGGTGGGGCCAAGAGTGAAGCGGGCAGGGCCTCTGGACTGTCGGGGCTCCCTTCATCAACCCCCGACACCCATCAAGGCTTCTCAGCTGGACAGCCGGGGAGCAGCCGGACACCCAGCCAAGGCCCTGCCCACCAACTGCCTCTCTGAGGAGGAGGTAGCCAAGAAGCGGAAAAACCTGGCCACTTACTGCCGGCCGGTGAAGGCCAAGCACTGCCAGGCCGGCGCCCGTGCCGATGCGGCCTGCTCCGTGCGCCGCAAGAAGCCGGGTCCTGCCATGGCCTTTGAGGAGAAGTGTTCTACACTGAAG TCGAAAGCCCATTAA